A genomic stretch from Empedobacter stercoris includes:
- a CDS encoding outer membrane beta-barrel protein — MKKSIHLMTKYIFALLISFVTTLSFGQDKITITGKVTDGLHYPLTDAEIILGNQSDSTKIVSATTNESGVFKLELTPQEKPVYLIIDDALEGVFKQSFESLKNNIDLGTVIINPMIYDLDEVIVTNVEPIVVKQDTIEYNADSYKVKPNANLETLLNELPGFEMDEDGKITVNGKDVNEILIDGEPFFGTDGKVALENLPADIIKKIQVSDYKTKNEKFSGERSKSDKSSLNITLKEDKKKGYMLKATAGYGTANHYEGNLMANYFKGKKKISLIGSSTDIASSGMTNGEGSRGQGRMGRRNSNGVTNNTSIGLNYSDQLNDNLKIGADYRLNHSYTKNDQFKHIENFAPKNTYISDANSKTKNETYGHNFGTNLEWTKNNTKIYFYPSFNNSSSTKSSISDSKTYSDLGDLRNQMNQTSDAKSNSNIFKTILSLNQQFKNKSYLDFNSDISIGKTDRNSFINSTTLYTTDSIDDIYRNVNEQNISKDNSYNFNVKYTYPISDSLKIAVGTAYNLTDSETNNRTLNYNETTGEYDNLNTDLTRFYSTRLNELNPFTQLLLNKKKISATLRLGATTYNQQNFGIFKAADYSSTQNKTLTDISGNIRYQNGNNSLSLLYNYQTSLASTSQVLPIIDETDPLDVFKGNPDLNPNKAHRINLMFSNFDRKTRQGFNANLGYTYNESNIVNYTEMDYSIYKRTTTYENVKGNYRLNGNVFFNKHYQKGNNKFRINIGTSASYALTQGFRDAVKYEQYNTTLSPMLRLNWDYSDYLTISPSYRLNFTNSKYVNYSIDNQNNITHNFGIKTISTFPKNLTWTNDFSYNYNSRMVAGFKRDFFLWNTSLMYRFFDDKLEAGIKVYDLLNQNNSYTRTINAESVVDQRNNILTQFIMFSLTFNLNQFGAKVSKTGDGNRYRESSGMQIQ; from the coding sequence ATGAAGAAATCAATTCATCTCATGACAAAATATATTTTTGCACTTCTTATTAGTTTCGTCACAACACTCTCTTTTGGACAAGATAAAATTACCATTACAGGAAAAGTAACCGATGGACTTCATTATCCATTAACTGATGCTGAGATTATATTAGGTAATCAATCCGATTCGACAAAAATTGTTTCTGCAACAACAAATGAATCAGGCGTTTTTAAACTTGAACTTACTCCACAAGAAAAACCCGTTTACTTGATTATTGATGATGCTTTAGAAGGTGTTTTCAAGCAAAGTTTTGAGTCTCTAAAAAACAACATTGACCTTGGTACTGTTATCATTAATCCGATGATTTATGATTTGGACGAAGTGATTGTAACCAATGTAGAACCCATTGTTGTAAAACAAGATACAATCGAATATAATGCGGATTCATACAAAGTAAAACCAAATGCAAACTTAGAAACCCTATTAAATGAGTTGCCTGGTTTTGAGATGGACGAAGATGGAAAAATAACGGTAAATGGCAAGGATGTTAATGAAATTTTGATAGATGGAGAACCTTTTTTTGGAACAGATGGAAAAGTCGCATTAGAAAATTTACCAGCTGATATCATCAAAAAAATTCAGGTTTCGGATTATAAAACGAAAAACGAAAAATTTTCTGGCGAACGCTCTAAATCTGATAAATCTTCGTTGAATATTACCTTGAAAGAAGACAAGAAAAAAGGTTATATGCTGAAGGCCACAGCTGGTTATGGAACAGCTAATCATTACGAAGGTAATTTAATGGCAAACTATTTTAAAGGAAAAAAGAAAATTAGTCTAATTGGTTCTTCAACTGATATTGCGTCTTCGGGAATGACAAATGGAGAAGGTTCGAGAGGACAAGGCAGAATGGGAAGAAGAAATTCGAACGGTGTTACAAACAATACATCAATTGGACTGAATTATAGTGATCAATTAAATGATAATTTGAAGATTGGTGCTGATTATAGACTGAATCATTCCTATACAAAAAACGACCAATTCAAACACATCGAAAACTTTGCTCCAAAAAACACGTATATATCTGATGCAAATTCTAAAACAAAAAATGAAACCTATGGTCATAACTTTGGAACAAATTTAGAATGGACAAAAAACAATACGAAGATCTATTTTTACCCGTCTTTTAACAATTCTTCATCAACAAAATCCTCTATTTCGGATAGTAAAACCTATTCAGATTTAGGAGATTTAAGAAATCAAATGAACCAAACATCCGATGCAAAATCAAATTCGAACATCTTCAAAACGATTTTATCACTTAATCAACAATTCAAGAATAAATCTTATTTAGACTTTAATTCGGATATTTCGATTGGCAAAACAGATCGCAATTCATTCATAAATTCGACAACTTTATATACAACTGATTCGATTGATGATATTTATCGAAATGTAAATGAACAAAATATTTCGAAAGATAATTCGTATAATTTTAACGTAAAATATACCTATCCCATTTCTGATTCTTTAAAAATTGCAGTTGGTACTGCATATAATTTAACCGATTCTGAAACCAATAATAGAACGTTAAATTACAATGAAACTACTGGAGAATATGATAACTTGAACACTGATTTGACACGATTTTATTCCACTCGACTGAATGAACTTAATCCATTCACTCAATTATTATTGAACAAAAAGAAGATTTCTGCAACCTTAAGATTAGGTGCAACGACTTATAATCAACAAAATTTTGGAATATTTAAAGCAGCTGATTATAGTTCGACACAAAACAAAACTTTAACAGATATTTCGGGTAATATTCGTTATCAAAATGGAAACAACTCGCTTTCTTTGTTGTATAATTATCAAACAAGTTTAGCTTCGACTTCACAAGTTTTACCAATTATAGACGAAACGGATCCGTTAGATGTTTTTAAAGGTAATCCTGATTTAAACCCTAATAAAGCACATCGAATCAATTTAATGTTTAGCAATTTTGATCGAAAAACACGTCAAGGATTCAATGCAAATTTAGGCTATACCTACAACGAATCGAATATTGTTAATTATACCGAAATGGATTATTCGATTTATAAAAGAACAACAACTTACGAAAATGTCAAAGGAAATTATCGCCTAAATGGTAATGTTTTTTTCAATAAACACTATCAAAAAGGAAACAATAAATTTAGAATTAATATTGGTACATCTGCAAGTTATGCATTAACACAAGGTTTTAGGGATGCTGTAAAATATGAACAGTACAACACGACTTTATCACCTATGCTAAGATTAAATTGGGATTACAGCGATTATTTAACAATTTCTCCATCGTACCGTTTAAACTTTACCAATTCTAAATATGTCAATTATTCGATTGATAATCAGAATAATATAACGCACAATTTCGGAATTAAAACGATTTCTACTTTTCCTAAAAATTTGACATGGACAAATGATTTCAGCTACAATTATAATTCGAGAATGGTAGCAGGTTTCAAGCGCGATTTCTTTTTATGGAATACAAGTTTAATGTATCGTTTCTTTGATGATAAATTAGAAGCTGGAATAAAAGTATATGATTTATTGAACCAAAATAATAGTTATACGCGAACAATTAATGCAGAGTCTGTCGTTGATCAACGTAACAATATTTTGACGCAATTCATCATGTTTTCATTAACTTTTAACCTCAATCAATTTGGAGCAAAAGTAAGCAAAACAGGAGATGGAAATCGATATAGAGAAAGTAGTGGAATGCAAATACAATAA
- the scpA gene encoding methylmalonyl-CoA mutase, producing the protein MNHKTDFSNLRFKRNLNSNPSHIELFELDSLQVKSDYDYNDVKDLKQLDFLPGVAPYLRGPYSTMYVRQPWTIRQYAGFSTAEESNAFYKRNLAAGQKGLSVAFDLATHRGYDSDHERVVGDVGKAGVAIDSVEDMKILFDEIPLDKISVSMTMNGAVLPILAFYIVAAEEQGVSQEQLSGTIQNDILKEFMVRNTYIYPPTPSMKIIADIFEYTSQNIPRFNSISISGYHMQEAGATPVLEMAYTLADGYEYVKTGLAAGLKVDDFAPRLSFFWAIGMNFPQEIAKMRAARMLWAKLMKEFEPQNKKSLMLRTHCQTSGWSLTEQEPYNNIGRTAIEALAAALGGTQSLHTNALDEAIALPTDFSARIARNTQIILQEETQICRTADPFGGSFMIESLTNEMANQAWEYIQEVRELGGMTQAIEAGIPKMRIEEAAAKKQAKIDSGEVSIIGVNAYRSKLEQQEFEILEVDNTTVRQKQIDRLNQIKAERNNEAVQEILAQLTKAAETGEGNLLELSIEAARRRVTLGEISDALETIFGRHKAITRGIQGVYAMEAGKMNKFEEARNLADEFAEEDGRRPRIMVAKMGQDGHDRGAKVVATSFADMGFDVDISPLFQTPAEVAKQAIENDVHILGISSLAAGHKTLVPEVVKLLKELGRDDVYIVVGGVIPRQDYDYLYQNGADAIFGPGTNLAECACEILENLLKSYK; encoded by the coding sequence ATGAATCACAAAACAGATTTTTCGAATTTAAGATTTAAACGAAATCTAAATTCTAATCCATCACATATAGAGTTATTTGAGTTAGATAGCTTACAGGTAAAAAGTGATTACGATTATAATGATGTAAAAGATTTAAAACAATTGGATTTTTTACCTGGTGTTGCACCTTATTTACGTGGTCCTTATTCTACAATGTATGTTCGTCAACCATGGACAATTCGTCAATATGCAGGTTTTTCTACTGCCGAGGAATCAAATGCATTTTACAAAAGAAATTTAGCTGCAGGACAAAAAGGTCTTTCAGTTGCGTTTGATTTGGCTACTCATCGCGGTTATGATTCTGATCACGAACGTGTTGTTGGAGATGTTGGAAAAGCTGGTGTAGCAATTGATTCTGTAGAGGATATGAAAATTTTATTTGATGAAATTCCATTGGATAAAATTTCAGTTTCGATGACAATGAACGGAGCTGTACTTCCTATTTTAGCTTTCTACATTGTAGCGGCTGAAGAACAAGGGGTTTCGCAAGAACAACTTTCGGGTACAATTCAGAATGATATTTTGAAGGAATTCATGGTACGTAATACATACATTTATCCACCAACACCTTCGATGAAAATCATTGCTGATATTTTCGAATATACTTCTCAAAACATTCCGCGATTCAATTCTATATCTATTTCAGGTTACCATATGCAAGAAGCTGGAGCTACTCCTGTTTTGGAAATGGCATATACATTAGCAGATGGTTACGAATACGTAAAAACTGGATTAGCTGCCGGATTAAAAGTTGATGATTTTGCTCCTCGTTTATCATTTTTCTGGGCAATTGGAATGAATTTCCCTCAAGAAATTGCGAAAATGAGAGCCGCTCGTATGCTTTGGGCAAAATTGATGAAGGAATTTGAACCTCAAAATAAAAAATCATTAATGCTAAGAACGCATTGTCAAACTTCAGGTTGGAGTTTAACAGAGCAAGAACCATATAACAATATTGGTCGTACAGCAATCGAAGCTTTAGCTGCTGCATTAGGAGGAACGCAGTCTTTACACACAAATGCATTAGACGAAGCCATCGCTTTACCTACCGATTTCTCAGCACGAATTGCACGAAATACGCAAATCATTTTACAAGAAGAAACACAAATTTGCAGAACTGCAGATCCTTTTGGTGGTAGTTTTATGATTGAGTCATTGACAAATGAAATGGCAAATCAAGCGTGGGAATATATTCAAGAAGTTCGCGAATTAGGTGGAATGACACAAGCGATAGAAGCGGGAATCCCGAAAATGCGTATTGAAGAAGCTGCTGCAAAAAAACAAGCCAAAATAGATTCTGGCGAAGTTTCAATTATAGGTGTTAATGCCTATCGTTCGAAATTAGAACAACAAGAGTTTGAAATTCTTGAAGTTGACAACACAACTGTTCGTCAAAAACAAATTGATCGATTAAATCAAATAAAAGCAGAGCGTAATAACGAAGCTGTTCAAGAGATATTAGCGCAATTAACAAAAGCTGCTGAAACAGGTGAAGGAAATTTATTAGAATTATCTATCGAAGCGGCTCGTCGTCGTGTAACGTTAGGTGAAATTTCTGATGCTTTAGAAACTATTTTTGGTCGTCACAAAGCAATTACAAGAGGAATTCAAGGGGTTTATGCTATGGAAGCAGGAAAAATGAATAAATTTGAAGAAGCTCGCAATTTAGCAGACGAGTTTGCAGAAGAGGATGGTCGTCGCCCTCGTATTATGGTCGCAAAAATGGGACAAGATGGTCACGATCGCGGTGCTAAAGTTGTTGCAACATCATTTGCTGATATGGGATTTGATGTCGATATTTCGCCATTATTTCAAACACCAGCAGAAGTTGCTAAACAAGCAATTGAAAATGATGTTCACATTTTAGGAATTTCTTCTTTAGCTGCAGGACACAAAACATTAGTGCCAGAAGTAGTAAAACTATTAAAAGAATTAGGTAGAGATGATGTATATATTGTTGTCGGTGGTGTTATCCCACGTCAAGATTATGATTACCTTTATCAAAATGGCGCAGATGCGATTTTTGGTCCAGGAACCAATTTAGCAGAATGTGCGTGCGAAATTTTAGAGAATTTATTGAAATCTTATAAATAA